The following proteins are co-located in the Besnoitia besnoiti strain Bb-Ger1 chromosome Unknown contig00007, whole genome shotgun sequence genome:
- a CDS encoding uncharacterized protein (encoded by transcript BESB_070750), whose translation MSERVRLRCHCAVAEGARLSPQEVLELAAVDAYALRVSRVLVFWLSYLCVRSRLSPSTPRKLLVGALPCDKMTFLGGVRWADLSSDTQSLSALPSTPKCAGGGMSVASSAAAAALLLQNEAADHSYLNPSSCAAEFENSSAGLNLHFRNAAILGGPDAVLDVPCAAASSGDCEAACLPHWTEAGKKGAAGAAGCAPGASTTPGFKGLLGSSSSSSHAHDAAAGEGVRGGASAASAAAATSLGDRSASGAASKRTSDRHLPAVASSALAAAGVGSKTAGGKARPTTPSAAAGGAAVGDGTRGVHGSKAAATHARAPASSEDAEVSSWRQVSRRFGPREPAAARAPALTPAKRNRRTSGGGCRGSSVTLLGRRDLDEEADEEAKAAGSEEGAPSGGMAHAQQPPSKKKRSLHPSQTHARGAGGDGQPDDDRDMRSEAVAPFKGSERAFSGLSSKRGSASTAIPGFVSHMFIPTLASSAGGAAVTPATLGLSLLPHPNAKAGGEAEDDEDEWARRESARMKDIAIGKATQGYRNFIRAVPKDERGDGDPATPDPKQRCSKAQFQREYQDWRKQLHRYDSCSVRGMSPAEPAAGEAERAAAARQTGGRDAAEEGAMSEAKAGEAPENGEEIAEEFADETDPILEFNRECELAGL comes from the exons ATGAGTGAGCGTGTCCGTCTTCGCTGTCATTGTGctgtcgcggagggcgcgcggctgtcccCTCAGGAGGTTCTGGAGCTCGCAGCAGTTGACGCGTATGCGttgcgcgtctcgcgtgtTTTAGTCTTTTGGCTGTCCTATCTGTGCGTGCGCTCCAGGCTGAGCCCCTCGACGCCCAGGAAGCTTCTCGTCGGCGCTCTCCCCTGCGACAAGATGACTTTCCTCGGAGGCGTCCGCTGGGCGGACCTCAGCAGCGACACGCAGTCACTGTCGGCGTTGCCTAGTACCCCGAagtgcgcgggcggcggcatgagcgtcgcctcctctgcggccgctgcggccctgTTGCTTCAGAACGAGGCGGCCGATCACTCATACCTGAATccttcctcctgcgccgccgagttCGAGAACAGCAGCGCAGGCCTCAACCTGCACTTCAGGAATGCCGCCATCCTGGGCGGCCCTGACGCAGTCCTCGACgtcccctgcgccgccgcgtcgtccggAGACTGCGAGGCGGCCTGCCTGCCGCATTGGACGGAGGCGGGCAAGAAGGGCGCAGCAGGAGCGGCGGGTTGTGCGCCGGGCGCTTCGACGACGCCCGGGTTCAAAGGTCTCctcggctcctcctcctcgtcctctcaCGCgcacgacgccgccgcgggcgagggtGTGCGGGGCggtgcctccgctgcgtccgccgcggcggcgaccagcCTCGGCGACCGCTCCGCGTCTGGCGCTGCGTCGAAACGAACGAGTGACAGGCACCTccccgctgtcgcttcttctgccctcgccgcagcaggtGTTGGCAGCAAAACTGCAGGCGGCAAGGCCCGCCCGACGACcccttctgcggcggccggcggcgcagctgtgGGCGACGGGACTCGCGGGGTCCACGGCTCCaaggctgcggcgactcACGCGAGAGCGCCAGCCAGctccgaagacgccgaagtcTCCAGCTGGCGACAGGTCAGTCGGCGCTTCGGCCcgcgcgagcccgccgccgcgcgcgcgccggcgctgacGCCCGCCAAACGCAATCGGCGGActtccggcggcggctgccgcggctcgagTGTGACTCTGTTggggcgccgcgacctcgacgaggaggcagacgaggaggcgaaggctgcggGCTCTGAGGAAGGGGCGCCGAGTGGAGGGATGGctcacgcgcagcagcctcccTCCAAAAAGAAACGCTCTCTGCATCCTTCCCAGactcacgcgcgcggcgccggcggagatGGACAGCCGGACGACGACAGAGACatgcgcagcgaggcggtcgcgcccTTCAAAGGCTCAGAGAGGGCCTTTTCAGGGTTGAGCAGCAAGCGGGGCAGCGCGTCCACAGCC ATTCCGGGCTTCGTGTCGCACATGTTCATCCCTACGCTGGCGTcctcggcgggcggcgcggcggtcaCGCCGGCGACCCTcgggctctctctgctgccgcacCCGAACGCGAAGgctggaggcgaggccgaagacgacgaggacgaatGGGCGAGGCGTGAGTCCGCGCGCATGAAGGACATTGCGATCggcaaggcgacgcagggatACCGCAACTTCATCCGCGCCGTTCCGAAGGACGAACGCGGAGACGGGGACCCCGCGACGCCCGATCCGAAGCAGCGCTGCAGTAAAGCCCAGTTCCAGAGGGAATACCAGGACTGGAGGAAACAGCTGCACCGATATGACTCGTGCAGCGTGCGCGGCATGTCGCCCGCGGagcctgcggcaggcgaggcggagagggccgccgcagcgcggcagacAGGGGGCAGGGACGCGGCCGAAGAGGGCGCGATGAgtgaggcgaaggcgggagaAGCGCCAGAGAACGGCGAGGAGATCGCTGAGGAGTTTGCAGACGAAACAGATCCGATTCTCGAGTTCAACCGAGAGTGCGAACTCGCGGGTCTGTGA
- a CDS encoding uncharacterized protein (encoded by transcript BESB_070760) — protein sequence MYEFCTRALTPASSFTKEKAMQIHRRERLAMVGCRLFSKGWQAFGASDAEQPIDISESALPPSSLSPLVPVKPGAPLVAQGLPRNYTQRLSEAFDGRPGHGGAPNALRTEVSDFGSIPRTLIPAPRFVRSFVDAENRDFSQGRGGDGGDLTSSPERKGQEEDEEAGDISILGRVGQNAEINGEYEILPDEGGEAGGRPLGRQHRSRRPAYRKRSPLASSPSLSSVATPQPGGGGERRRAAGPELSAPLFLFHMDASDSETPAFWAIGELLGENAKIRAFVLSSAETPDKAQGEWMVFETAVYSADPPLHPQPAALPPAFRPDPYVVAVRVSCSNGALDGAETGLDCGGPKCAPCSEFRSCRLPKQFPAGGYALGDCPTDGRLIHGQACTYKCPLGWREGGALGRICYDGTVLEIRRGRGCERAFELPENDVRACQFLLLEGAPEAQSSCNGLFISHIVTGMSGQRAIFWQKDLNGKLIQLYWEEGYWICGSFETDEEFGYLPDMTPQKLIQARSVPLASDDAVWSTPLGPQQTSPSPASLHCVDPLKPFQQSPRDANRCPAFLFAGWSRSDLNGYWYELFPSSSDGRPRFINEQSLVLHWTPLGYWVVGVSEDETLATALAFSPSKYPPPNGWRLWNAQKGLWEAETRVRADCVPEDDRGSTSSDFNRWPGGVSGSEENFKNARNRLFGFPAPLLDISASSHILGLPPSPSREPYGQDHSRTRAGLLQGLIAPEEGDARLGQNGDKLEALDIPKPHACPHLLLEGGVGLGERCNGVWTRPSARLHARRKKETRGVRESATARETAGEAGGGEDEDDQVSGKPNYLFKLSIDSRVLYLYNAEGQWRCTADGTTMLGFSNKGVALREGIEQQERVNGDRLIDGRTGDFPDDAEEGNWLDGMRYVSAPWKLSCFPQEKGLENKCDEVSISGFAESAEPFNGLWVRRVDSPSPSQQPRFVKQVVDSTQGGPYFPALDTELHLYRHPVGLWVIGQDTKPKPKP from the exons ATGTACGAGTTCTGCACCCGTGCTCTCACCCCCGCCAGCAGCTTCACCAAGGAGAAAGCAATGCAGATTCACCGCCGAGAGCGCCTCGCGATGGTTGGGTGCAGACTGTTCAGTAAAGGCTGGCAAGCCT TTGGAGCCTCAGACGCTGAGCAGCCGATCGACATCAGCGAATCCGCTTTACCGCCGTCCTCCCTTTCCCCTCTGGTGCCAGTAAAACCGGGCGCCCCACTGGTTGCCCAGGGACTACCAAGAAACTACACCCAGCGTCTTTCCGAGGCTTTTGACGGCCGTCCGGGTCATGGAGGTGCTCCAAACGCGCTACGCACGGAGGTCTCGGACTTCGGCTCCATTCCGCGAACACTCATTCCCGCGCCGCGTTTCGTCCGGTCTTTTGTCGACGCTGAAAATCGCGATTTTTCGCAGGGACGGgggggagacggcggagacctGACTTCTTCGCCAGAACGCAAGGGAcaggaagaggacgaggaggcagggGACATCTCTATTCTTGGTCGTGTGGGACAGAATGCGGAGATAAACGGCGAGTACGAAATCCTCCCTGACGAGGGGGGAGAAGCAGGAGGAAGGCCCCTGGGCCGTCAGCACCGAAGCCGGCGCCCTGCGTACCGAAAGAGGTCTCcactcgcctcttctccatCCTTGTCCTCTGTCGCCACTCCTCAGCCtgggggcggaggagagaggaggcgggccGCAGGCCCTGAGTTATCCGCACCCCTGTTTTTGTTTCACATGGATGCGTCGGACTCGGAGACCCCCGCGTTTTGGGCGATCGGCGAGCTTCTGGGGGAGAACGCCAAGATTCGCGCCTTCGTTCTGAGCTCTGCAGAAACGCCCGACAAGGCACAGGGCGAGTGGATGGTTTTCGAGACCGCTGTTTACTCGGCGGACCCGCCTCTGCacccgcagccggcggcgcttcctcctgcttTTCGGCCGGACCCATATGTCGTCGCtgtgcgcgtctcctgcagCAACGGCGCTCTGGACGGTGCAGAGACAGGCCTCGACTGCGGAGGGCCAAAGTGCGCGCCCTGCAGTGAATTCCGCAGTTGCAGACTCCCCAAGCAGTTCCCTGCTGGCGGCTACGCGCTCGGGGACTGCCCTACAGACGGCCGCCTGATCCACGGCCAAGCGTGTACGTACAAGTGCCCGCTGGGgtggcgagaaggcggcgcactCGGCCGCATTTGCTACGACGGGACTGTTTTGGAGatccgcagaggccgcggatgCGAGCGGGCGTTTGAGCTGCCTGAAAACGACGTGCGGGCCTGCCAGtttctcctcctcgaggGCGCCCCAGAGGCACAAAGCAGCTGCAACGGGCTCTTCATCAGCCATATTGTCACGGGCATGAGCGGTCAACGCGCGATATTCTGGCAGAAAGACCTCAATGGAAAGCTCATTCAACTCTACTGGGAAGAAGGCTACTGGATCTGTGGATCATTCGAAACAGACGAGGAATTCGGATACCTCCCCGACATGACGCCGCAGAAGCTCATCCAAG CGCGCTCAGTCCCCTTGGCTTCGGACGACGCAGTCTGGTCGACCCCTCTGGGACCGCAGCAaacgtcgccgtcgcctgcttcCCTTCACTGCGTGGATCCTCTCAAGCCTTTCCAGCAGAGTCCGCGAGACGCAAATCGGTGCcctgccttcctcttcgcagGATGGTCGCGTTCTGACTTGAATGGGTACTGGTACGAGCTCTTTCCGTCGTCCTCGGACGGCCGTCCTCGGTTCATAAACGAGCAATCGCTCGTGCTTCACTGGACTCCTCTGGGGTACTGGGTAGTGGGTGTTTCCGAAGATGAGACGCTCGCgacggcgctcgccttctcacCCAGCAAGTACCCGCCTCCGAACGGCTGGAGGCTGTGGAACGCGCAGAAGGGGCTGTGGGAAGCCGAAACGAGAGTCCGCGCAGACTGCGTGCCTGAGGACGATCGCGGCAGCACCAGTAGTGACTTCAACCGCTGGCCTGGCGGCGTGAGTGGCTCGGAGGAGAATTTCAAAAACGCCCGAAATCGCCTCTTCGGCTTCCCTGCTCCCCTTCTCGACATTTCAGCTTCTTCGCACATCCTCGgtctgcctccctctccgtcCCGCGAGCCGTACGGCCAGGACCACAGCCGCACTCGCGCGGGCCTTCTTCAGGGCTTGATCGCGCCCGAAGAAGGGGACGCGCGGCTGGGGCAAAACGGAGACAAACTCGAGGCCCTCGATATCCCAAAGCCGCACGCGTGTCCGCACCTCCTCCTAGAGGGCGGCGTAGGGCTCGGCGAGCGCTGCAACGGCGTCTGGACACGGCCTTCGGCGCGTTTGCACGCACGAAGGAAAAAGGAAACAAGGGGGGTAAGGGAAAGCGCGACCGCCCGCGAAACTGCAGGTGAGGCCGgagggggagaagacgaagacgaccaAGTTAGTGGAAAGCCAAACTACCTTTTCAAATTGTCAATAGACAGTCGCGTGCTGTACCTCTACAATGCCGAAGGCCAGTGGCGATGCACGGCGGACGGAACTACGATGCTAGGGTTCTCGAATAAGGGCGTCGCGCTTCGCGAAGGAATTGAACAACAGGAAAGAGTGAACGGAGATCGACTCATAGATGGTCGCACAGGAGACTTcccagacgacgcagaagagggtAACTGGCTAGATGGCATGCGATACGTCTCCGCACCTTGGAAACTGTCCTGTTTCCCGCAAGAAAAAG GACTGGAAAACAAATGCGACGAAGTGAGCATTTCGGGTTTCGCTGAATCCGCAGAGCCCTTCAACGGCCTCTGGGTGAGGCGCGTAGATTCGCCTTCCCCCTCTCAGCAGCCTCGTTTTGTGAAGCAAGTTGTCGACAGCACACAGGGCGGCCCGTATTTCCCTGCTCTTGACACCGAGTTACATCTCTATCGGCACCCGGTTGGCTTGTGGGTTATAG GTCAAGATACCAAGCCCAagcct